Proteins found in one Bacteroidales bacterium genomic segment:
- a CDS encoding response regulator transcription factor has product MNCIIIDDDPLSLRVVEEFVNRTDFLDLKYTFNDAVEAINTINVSDDDIDLIFLDIEMPEMSGIDFLNTVKDLPQIVIISSQEKYALQAFDYDVVDYLLKPITFSRFYKAATKARDNISVSGEQKQESHEIFIKKDSALVRLKYEDILWVEAMENYVVICTYDQKFTIHFTMKSIMNQLPSDQFKRVHRSYIVNIRNIDRIEDNYVIIKSKREEKNIPIGKAYKEKFLKELNLIGK; this is encoded by the coding sequence ATGAATTGTATTATTATTGACGATGATCCCCTTTCCCTGAGAGTGGTGGAGGAATTTGTAAACAGAACCGATTTTCTTGATTTGAAATACACTTTCAATGATGCGGTTGAAGCAATCAATACCATAAATGTAAGCGATGACGACATTGATCTGATTTTCCTGGATATTGAAATGCCCGAGATGTCAGGAATCGATTTCCTGAATACGGTTAAGGATCTGCCCCAGATTGTTATCATTTCATCTCAGGAGAAATATGCGCTCCAGGCATTTGACTATGATGTGGTGGATTATTTATTAAAACCCATTACTTTTAGCCGCTTTTATAAAGCAGCCACTAAAGCCAGAGACAATATCAGTGTTTCGGGGGAACAAAAGCAGGAAAGTCATGAGATTTTTATAAAAAAAGATTCTGCTTTGGTAAGGCTGAAATATGAAGACATCTTGTGGGTAGAGGCAATGGAAAATTATGTGGTCATATGTACCTATGACCAAAAATTTACGATCCATTTTACCATGAAATCTATTATGAATCAGCTTCCTTCCGATCAGTTCAAGCGGGTTCACAGGTCATATATCGTGAATATACGAAATATCGACCGGATTGAGGATAATTATGTGATTATCAAATCCAAACGGGAAGAGAAAAATATTCCCATCGGAAAAGCCTATAAAGAAAAATTTTTAAAAGAACTCAATCTGATTGGAAAATAA
- a CDS encoding ABC-F family ATP-binding cassette domain-containing protein, giving the protein MISLEQASVEYDGELLFGDVSFMLRQKEKVGLVGNNGSGKTTLLKIIHGDMAPTGGKVNIPSDIKIGYLPQHMVHQEDQTVYLSVFNSLKQISGLDADIRKLNQSVVEREDYQSDEYSRILDDLKAKTEEYHLLGGDKVESDIERTLTGLGFNREDLNQPLSVFSGGWKMRVELAKILLNEPDVLLLDEPTNHLDIESIQWFENYLVGFQGAVMLISHDRAFLDNVTSRTLELSLGKLYDFKLPYSKYRIERENLRQQQMAAYKNQQKKIKETEEFIERFRYKANKASLVQSRIKQLEKMQEVQVDEEDNKQMHIRFPDPPRSGREVLKAGNIVKYYGDHLVLDDVDFLIERGERVAFVGRNGEGKTTMAKVLLGKTDYEGSVTVGYNVEIGYYAQNQDELLDDDLTVFQTLDNIAEGEMRKKVRPILGAFLFEGEDVNKKVRVLSGGERSRLALAKLLLHPYNMLILDEPTNHLDIQSKEILKQALNDYGGTLLLVSHDRDFLDGLVSKVYEFRHRKMQEHIGGIYDFLEKKKLDELDDLNTPSKVTRNTANSEGKTQTGVDHEQRKEQNRKVRKVEKEIAQCEQRIEELEYKMEEMEKALASPEKADNHDLYSQYEELKQEHETEMNRWEQLHGELEQLKF; this is encoded by the coding sequence ATGATTTCACTGGAACAGGCAAGTGTGGAATATGACGGGGAACTGTTGTTCGGTGATGTATCTTTTATGTTACGACAAAAGGAGAAAGTGGGTCTGGTAGGGAATAATGGTTCAGGTAAAACCACCCTTCTTAAGATTATTCATGGGGATATGGCGCCTACCGGAGGAAAAGTAAATATTCCTTCCGATATAAAGATCGGATATCTGCCTCAACATATGGTCCATCAAGAGGATCAAACGGTATATTTGTCCGTTTTCAATTCTCTGAAGCAAATATCCGGCTTAGATGCTGATATTCGGAAGTTAAATCAGTCAGTGGTAGAAAGGGAGGATTACCAGTCAGATGAATATAGCCGAATCCTGGATGATTTAAAAGCCAAAACAGAAGAATATCATTTATTGGGAGGGGATAAAGTTGAATCGGACATTGAAAGGACATTAACCGGGCTTGGTTTTAACAGGGAAGATTTGAATCAGCCTTTGTCAGTTTTCAGTGGAGGATGGAAAATGCGTGTAGAGCTGGCAAAGATTTTATTAAATGAACCTGATGTGCTTCTTCTTGATGAACCTACCAATCATTTGGATATTGAATCCATACAATGGTTTGAAAATTATCTGGTCGGTTTTCAGGGGGCTGTGATGCTTATATCCCACGATCGTGCATTTCTTGACAATGTGACAAGCCGTACACTTGAACTGTCTCTTGGTAAACTATATGATTTTAAGCTTCCCTATTCCAAATACAGAATTGAAAGAGAAAACCTGAGGCAGCAACAGATGGCTGCTTATAAAAATCAGCAGAAGAAGATAAAAGAGACTGAGGAATTTATTGAGCGATTCCGATATAAGGCGAATAAAGCTTCCCTGGTTCAGTCGAGGATTAAGCAACTGGAAAAGATGCAGGAGGTTCAGGTAGATGAAGAGGACAATAAGCAGATGCACATCCGGTTTCCCGATCCGCCCCGATCGGGCAGAGAAGTTTTGAAAGCCGGAAACATCGTGAAATATTACGGAGATCATCTGGTTTTGGATGATGTGGATTTTTTAATTGAAAGGGGAGAACGTGTTGCTTTTGTCGGCAGAAACGGTGAAGGCAAAACCACAATGGCCAAAGTTCTTCTGGGAAAAACCGATTATGAGGGAAGTGTCACCGTAGGGTATAATGTGGAGATCGGTTATTATGCCCAGAATCAGGATGAGCTTCTTGATGATGATTTGACAGTTTTTCAAACACTTGACAATATTGCAGAGGGTGAAATGCGGAAAAAGGTCCGGCCCATCCTGGGTGCTTTTCTTTTTGAGGGCGAAGATGTGAATAAAAAGGTGCGTGTTTTGTCCGGCGGGGAAAGATCACGGCTGGCCCTTGCTAAATTGCTCTTACACCCTTACAACATGCTGATTCTTGACGAGCCCACCAACCATCTGGACATTCAGTCGAAGGAAATATTGAAACAGGCTTTGAACGATTATGGCGGCACCCTTTTACTTGTCTCCCATGATCGTGATTTTCTGGATGGGCTGGTATCGAAGGTATATGAGTTTAGACACCGGAAAATGCAGGAGCATATCGGTGGCATCTACGATTTTCTGGAGAAGAAAAAATTAGATGAGCTGGATGATCTGAATACGCCTTCTAAAGTGACCAGGAACACCGCAAATTCAGAAGGAAAGACACAAACCGGTGTAGATCACGAACAAAGGAAGGAACAAAACAGGAAAGTCAGGAAAGTAGAAAAAGAGATAGCTCAATGTGAACAAAGAATTGAGGAACTGGAATATAAAATGGAAGAAATGGAAAAGGCCCTCGCCTCACCGGAAAAAGCGGATAACCATGATCTGTATTCTCAGTACGAAGAATTAAAACAAGAACACGAAACGGAAATGAATAGGTGGGAGCAACTGCATGGAGAATTGGAGCAGTTGAAATTTTAG
- the rlmB gene encoding 23S rRNA (guanosine(2251)-2'-O)-methyltransferase RlmB, whose protein sequence is MTQDKKSFIYGVRPVKEAIESGKPVDKVLIKNGLKNEWFREFFNAVRDHDIPYQFVPASRLDKVTRKNHQGVIAFLTPVELQDITEVLPGIFEKGRNPFILLLDSLTDVRNFGAIVRSAEGAGVDAIVISQKHFARIGEDAVKTSAGALYKVPVCRTPDMISTLDYLYQSGIQVVAVSEKSDQNYYEADFTIPSALVMGSEDKGISGGLLNKLDQSVRIPLAGEIESLNVSVAAGIIMYEVVRQRHMLTG, encoded by the coding sequence ATGACCCAAGACAAAAAATCTTTCATATATGGGGTTCGTCCTGTGAAGGAGGCTATAGAATCCGGCAAGCCGGTAGATAAGGTGCTTATTAAGAATGGTTTGAAGAATGAATGGTTCCGGGAGTTTTTTAATGCAGTACGGGACCATGATATACCTTATCAGTTTGTACCGGCTTCCCGACTGGATAAGGTTACCAGAAAGAACCACCAGGGGGTCATAGCTTTTCTGACGCCCGTTGAATTACAAGACATCACAGAGGTTTTGCCGGGTATATTTGAGAAAGGCAGGAATCCTTTTATTTTATTGCTGGACAGTTTAACGGATGTAAGAAATTTTGGAGCCATTGTCCGCTCGGCAGAGGGGGCTGGAGTGGATGCCATTGTGATCTCACAGAAACATTTTGCAAGGATTGGCGAGGATGCGGTAAAAACTTCAGCAGGGGCTTTGTATAAAGTACCGGTATGCCGGACTCCGGATATGATATCCACTTTGGATTATCTGTATCAAAGTGGCATTCAGGTAGTAGCTGTGTCTGAAAAATCGGATCAAAATTATTATGAAGCGGACTTTACCATACCCTCAGCTTTGGTAATGGGTTCGGAAGATAAAGGCATTTCCGGCGGATTATTGAATAAACTCGACCAATCTGTACGAATCCCTCTTGCAGGTGAAATTGAATCTCTGAATGTTTCGGTGGCTGCCGGTATCATCATGTACGAGGTGGTCCGCCAAAGGCATATGTTAACAGGTTGA